A stretch of Gammaproteobacteria bacterium DNA encodes these proteins:
- the cysZ gene encoding sulfate transporter CysZ, giving the protein MQDLFKGAAYLLEGFRLVRAPGLRRFVIVPLLVNSLLFAGLIFVALQGFEQLMAYLLGFLPDWLQWLQYLLWPLFALSALLLLTYSFTLVANLIAAPFNGVLAEAVEKHLTGQATEETGGWRAIVMDIPRSLWSELQKLGYFALRALPLLLLFVIPGINFAAPLLWMLFSAWMLALEYADYPMDNHGLKFREQRPRLRARPLLTLGFGLAVLGLTLVPIVNFLIMPAAVAGATALWTRELQGQPH; this is encoded by the coding sequence ATGCAGGATCTCTTCAAAGGTGCAGCTTATCTCCTCGAAGGTTTCCGGCTGGTGCGTGCCCCCGGACTGAGGCGCTTCGTCATCGTGCCCTTGCTGGTCAACAGCCTGCTGTTCGCCGGCCTGATCTTCGTTGCCCTGCAAGGCTTCGAACAGCTGATGGCCTACCTGCTCGGCTTCCTGCCGGACTGGCTGCAGTGGCTGCAATACCTGCTATGGCCACTGTTCGCCCTCAGCGCGCTGTTGCTACTGACCTACAGCTTTACCCTGGTCGCCAACCTGATCGCTGCGCCCTTCAACGGTGTGCTCGCCGAGGCGGTCGAGAAACACCTTACCGGGCAGGCCACCGAAGAGACCGGTGGCTGGCGGGCCATCGTCATGGATATCCCGCGCAGCCTGTGGTCCGAGTTGCAGAAGCTCGGCTATTTCGCGCTGCGCGCCCTGCCGCTGCTGCTCCTGTTCGTGATCCCCGGCATCAACTTCGCCGCACCGCTGCTGTGGATGCTGTTCAGCGCCTGGATGCTCGCGCTGGAATACGCCGACTATCCCATGGACAACCATGGCCTGAAATTCCGTGAGCAACGGCCGCGCCTGCGGGCGCGGCCGCTGTTGACACTCGGCTTCGGTCTCGCCGTACTCGGGCTCACGCTCGTGCCGATCGTGAATTTCCTGATCATGCCCGCGGCAGTTGCCGGTGCCACGGCGCTGTGGACGCGAGAACTGCAGGGGCAGCCCCATTGA
- the queF gene encoding preQ(1) synthase, with protein MSNQPSKTLETFPNPQPGRDYLVRIRMPEFTCLCPKTGQPDFATLLLEYIPEATCVELKSLKLYIWSFRDEGAFHEDVTNRMLTDLVAATRPRFMRLTAEFNVRGGIYTHVVAEHRAPGWQPAAKVDLP; from the coding sequence ATGAGCAACCAACCGAGCAAGACCCTGGAAACCTTCCCCAACCCGCAGCCCGGCCGCGACTACCTGGTACGGATCCGGATGCCGGAGTTCACCTGCCTGTGCCCCAAGACCGGCCAGCCGGATTTTGCGACCCTGCTCCTGGAGTACATCCCGGAAGCCACCTGTGTCGAGTTGAAATCGCTGAAGCTCTACATCTGGTCGTTCCGCGACGAGGGCGCCTTCCATGAGGACGTCACCAACCGCATGCTCACCGACCTGGTGGCAGCGACCCGGCCACGCTTCATGCGGCTGACGGCGGAGTTCAACGTGCGTGGCGGCATCTACACCCATGTCGTGGCCGAACACCGCGCCCCCGGTTGGCAACCGGCTGCCAAGGTCGACCTGCCCTAG
- a CDS encoding pyridoxal phosphate-dependent aminotransferase: MTGTKLPLARRMGDIRPFHVMALLARARELEAMGRSIVHMEIGEPDFPTAEPIIAAGQAALAQGQTHYTPAVGLRVLREAIAGLYRTRDGLDIDPDRILLTPGASGALQLVLATLIDPGREVLMSDPGYPCNRNLVRLLEGRARLVPTDATHGYQLTPELARAHWTDATAALLVASPANPSGTSLTPGQLAGLHGLAGEHGAALIVDEIYHGLTYDAVAASALTVGDDVFIINSFSKYFGMTGWRLGWLVAPPDYIEALERLAQNLFLAAPTLAQYAALAAFTPTAEAIFEQRRQTFAARRDYLLPALRALGFDIPLEPQGAFYLYAGCHRFTDDSFAFCHALLEEAGVAITPGIDFGQHRADEHVRFAYTTSLAQLEEGVARLRRYLERQ, translated from the coding sequence ATGACTGGAACGAAATTACCGTTGGCCCGGCGTATGGGCGATATCCGGCCCTTCCACGTGATGGCGCTGCTGGCGCGGGCGCGTGAACTGGAGGCCATGGGGCGGTCCATCGTGCACATGGAGATCGGCGAGCCGGATTTCCCGACTGCCGAACCCATCATCGCCGCCGGACAGGCAGCCCTGGCGCAGGGACAGACGCACTACACGCCGGCGGTCGGTCTGCGGGTGCTGCGGGAGGCGATCGCAGGCCTGTACCGCACACGTGACGGCCTGGACATCGATCCCGACCGGATCCTCCTGACACCGGGCGCATCGGGTGCGCTGCAACTGGTGCTGGCTACGCTGATCGACCCGGGACGCGAGGTCCTGATGAGCGATCCCGGTTACCCGTGCAACCGTAATCTCGTCCGCCTGCTGGAAGGGCGGGCGCGGCTGGTGCCGACCGACGCCACCCACGGCTATCAGCTCACGCCGGAACTGGCGCGGGCACATTGGACGGATGCTACTGCGGCCCTGTTGGTTGCCTCGCCGGCCAACCCCTCAGGCACCTCGTTGACGCCAGGGCAGCTCGCCGGCCTGCACGGCCTCGCCGGCGAACACGGCGCGGCCCTGATCGTCGATGAGATCTATCATGGCCTCACCTACGACGCGGTGGCCGCGTCGGCGCTGACCGTTGGCGATGACGTCTTCATCATCAACAGCTTCTCGAAATATTTCGGTATGACCGGCTGGCGGCTTGGCTGGCTGGTGGCGCCGCCGGACTATATCGAGGCCCTCGAGCGGCTCGCCCAGAACCTGTTTCTGGCGGCACCGACGCTGGCGCAGTATGCGGCACTGGCGGCCTTCACACCCACGGCAGAGGCCATCTTCGAGCAACGACGCCAGACCTTCGCTGCCCGCCGCGACTACCTGCTGCCCGCCCTGCGTGCGCTCGGCTTCGATATCCCCCTGGAACCCCAGGGCGCCTTCTACCTCTACGCCGGCTGCCACCGCTTCACCGACGACAGTTTCGCCTTCTGCCATGCGCTGCTCGAAGAGGCCGGTGTGGCAATCACGCCGGGTATCGACTTCGGGCAGCACCGCGCCGACGAGCATGTACGCTTCGCCTACACGACGTCGCTGGCGCAGTTAGAGGAAGGCGTCGCGCGGCTGCGTAGATATCTCGAAAGGCAGTGA
- a CDS encoding EAL domain-containing protein, with translation MPLRRLNAPRLHRYSAVLVIGLLGGVLSIAAFLYERQQDHNHLQQRFEFLTKERAMRMQAGIERALESLASAGGLFDASNQVTRTEFEAFLRAHLDAHPEIRAIEWLPRIAADERAAFEAAARSTGRGHFRITERASDEALVPAAPRPEYFPVWFAMPVEGNHPALGFDTYSRPNNRSVMDAARDRGTVLTTEAFTLVQDFERNRSIAIYRPIYGSSVIPTTLLERRRDLRGFLVILLRVADLSTASLPDAQSTAMDWMLIDESASADNRLLHFQPSRLRRTPVPPPPSGHFDGPLVAAIPLQVPGRTWRMHFAPVPEFHSLGDRSREWLMLAFGLALTTLFAVYQGSRIRRAIEVENLARRDYLTGLPNRALLAERLGHALTLADREARTLAVLFLDLDRFKHINDSMGHSVGDHLLKQVAQRLSAVVRREDTLVRMGGDEFVVLMERFDHERDAAVLADKVIQSLAVPIEVNGLPLYLTTSIGISLYPRDARSAEGLISNADAAMYRAKESGRNTYQFYTPELTRIARDQVTLVSDLKHALERQELELYYQPQIGIAAGRIFGVEALLRWRRGDSGPICPGRFIPLSEDTGLIIPIGEWVLREACAQAQRWLDAGLPLERISVNLAGPQIQRGNIVTTVERILAETGLPPHKLELEITESVVMGQEDTAIAALRRLRQLGITIAVDDFGTGYSSLSRLKQLPIDRLKIDRSFVQDLPYDEDDTAIARAIIALGHSLGLRVIAEGVETAAQAQFLLDEGCPEAQGYYYSRPVAADEITGLMRDNGLTCSALGR, from the coding sequence ATGCCACTACGCCGCCTTAACGCACCCCGTCTGCACCGCTACAGCGCTGTCCTGGTGATCGGGCTGCTGGGCGGCGTACTGAGCATCGCTGCGTTCCTCTACGAGCGTCAGCAGGACCACAATCATCTGCAACAGCGTTTTGAGTTCCTCACCAAGGAACGGGCGATGCGCATGCAGGCGGGCATTGAGCGCGCCCTGGAGAGCCTTGCGTCGGCCGGTGGCCTGTTCGATGCCAGCAACCAGGTCACCCGTACCGAGTTCGAGGCCTTTCTGCGTGCCCATCTGGATGCCCACCCGGAAATCCGCGCCATCGAATGGCTGCCCCGGATTGCGGCCGACGAGCGTGCCGCCTTTGAGGCCGCGGCGCGCAGCACGGGCCGGGGGCATTTCCGGATCACCGAACGCGCGAGTGACGAAGCGCTCGTGCCAGCCGCGCCGCGGCCGGAATATTTCCCCGTATGGTTCGCAATGCCGGTGGAGGGAAACCATCCCGCACTCGGCTTCGACACCTACAGCCGGCCAAACAACCGCAGCGTCATGGATGCGGCACGGGATCGCGGCACAGTTCTGACCACGGAGGCCTTTACGCTGGTGCAGGATTTTGAACGCAACCGCAGCATCGCCATTTACCGGCCGATCTACGGTAGCAGCGTCATCCCCACTACGCTGCTGGAACGGCGCCGTGATCTGCGGGGCTTCCTGGTCATCCTGCTGCGCGTGGCCGATCTGTCCACGGCCTCATTGCCCGACGCGCAGTCCACCGCCATGGATTGGATGCTGATCGATGAATCGGCCTCAGCCGACAACCGCCTGCTCCACTTTCAGCCCTCGCGGCTGCGTCGTACCCCGGTTCCTCCACCGCCATCCGGGCACTTCGACGGGCCGTTGGTCGCGGCGATCCCCCTGCAGGTGCCAGGGCGCACGTGGCGTATGCACTTCGCGCCAGTACCCGAGTTCCATAGCCTGGGTGACCGCTCCCGCGAATGGCTGATGCTGGCGTTCGGCCTGGCCTTGACGACGCTGTTCGCCGTATATCAGGGATCGCGCATCCGCCGCGCCATCGAGGTCGAGAACCTCGCGCGGCGCGACTATCTCACCGGTCTTCCCAACCGCGCCCTGCTGGCGGAGCGGCTGGGGCACGCGCTGACGCTGGCCGACCGCGAGGCCCGCACGCTGGCCGTACTGTTTCTCGACCTGGACCGGTTCAAGCACATCAACGACAGTATGGGGCACTCCGTGGGCGACCACCTGCTGAAGCAGGTAGCACAACGTCTGAGCGCGGTGGTGCGCCGGGAGGATACGCTGGTGCGCATGGGCGGCGACGAATTCGTCGTACTGATGGAACGCTTCGATCACGAACGCGATGCGGCCGTGCTGGCCGACAAGGTGATCCAGTCGCTGGCCGTTCCCATCGAGGTCAACGGCCTGCCCTTGTACCTGACCACCAGCATCGGCATCAGCCTGTATCCCCGCGACGCCCGTAGTGCGGAAGGCCTGATCAGCAACGCGGACGCTGCCATGTATCGGGCCAAGGAATCGGGGCGCAACACCTATCAGTTCTATACCCCCGAACTCACGCGCATCGCCCGTGATCAGGTGACGCTGGTGAGCGATCTCAAGCACGCCCTGGAGCGTCAGGAGTTGGAACTATATTACCAACCCCAGATCGGCATCGCCGCGGGACGGATCTTCGGGGTCGAGGCGCTGCTGCGCTGGCGGCGCGGTGACAGCGGGCCGATCTGCCCAGGCCGTTTCATTCCGCTGTCCGAAGACACCGGCCTGATCATTCCCATCGGTGAATGGGTGCTGCGTGAGGCCTGCGCCCAGGCGCAACGCTGGCTGGATGCCGGTCTGCCGCTGGAGCGCATCTCGGTGAACCTCGCGGGACCACAGATCCAGCGTGGCAACATCGTCACCACGGTGGAACGGATACTGGCCGAGACCGGTCTGCCGCCGCACAAACTGGAGCTGGAGATCACCGAATCCGTCGTCATGGGACAAGAGGACACAGCCATCGCCGCCCTGCGGCGCCTGCGCCAACTGGGCATCACCATCGCCGTGGACGATTTCGGCACCGGCTACTCCTCGCTGTCACGACTCAAACAGCTTCCCATCGACCGCCTCAAGATCGATCGCTCGTTCGTGCAGGATCTGCCGTACGACGAGGATGACACCGCCATCGCCCGTGCCATCATCGCCCTGGGCCACAGCCTGGGGTTGCGCGTGATCGCCGAGGGCGTCGAGACCGCGGCGCAGGCACAGTTTCTTCTGGACGAGGGTTGCCCGGAGGCACAGGGCTACTACTACAGCCGGCCCGTGGCCGCAGATGAGATCACCGGCCTGATGCGCGACAATGGCCTCACGTGCAGCGCCCTTGGCCGCTGA
- the dksA gene encoding RNA polymerase-binding protein DksA: MATTKKSATKKKTVIKKTATKSAPAKKAAIKKAPAKKATAPKAAAKKSATRKPTAAKKVVTRKATATTKAVSKKTAAPPAAKARAKKASAPKRTAAAKPAAGTSSTLIDSIEPYRETPGEDYMNDTQREHFRNILRAWKRELMEEVDRTVHHMQDEAANFPDPNDRATQESEFSMELRTRDRERKLIKKIDETLGKLDHDDYGYCESCGIEIGIRRLEARPTAALCIDCKTLDEIREKQMGG; the protein is encoded by the coding sequence ATGGCTACCACAAAGAAGTCTGCGACCAAGAAGAAGACGGTCATAAAGAAGACTGCGACCAAGAGCGCACCGGCCAAGAAGGCCGCGATCAAAAAGGCGCCCGCCAAGAAGGCTACGGCACCAAAGGCAGCCGCCAAGAAGAGCGCGACCAGGAAACCGACGGCTGCGAAGAAGGTCGTAACCAGGAAAGCGACAGCCACCACGAAGGCTGTATCCAAGAAGACCGCTGCCCCTCCTGCCGCCAAGGCTCGCGCCAAGAAGGCTTCAGCCCCGAAGAGGACGGCTGCCGCCAAGCCGGCCGCCGGCACGAGCAGCACGCTGATCGACAGCATCGAGCCTTATCGCGAGACGCCTGGCGAAGACTACATGAACGATACCCAGCGGGAGCACTTCCGTAACATCCTGCGGGCGTGGAAGCGCGAACTGATGGAAGAAGTGGATCGTACCGTGCATCACATGCAGGATGAGGCCGCCAATTTCCCCGATCCCAACGACCGCGCCACGCAGGAATCGGAGTTCAGCATGGAACTCCGCACCCGCGATCGCGAGCGCAAGTTGATCAAGAAGATCGACGAAACCCTGGGCAAACTCGACCACGACGATTACGGCTATTGCGAGTCCTGCGGGATCGAGATCGGTATCCGCCGTCTGGAGGCCCGCCCTACCGCCGCGCTGTGTATCGATTGCAAGACGCTGGACGAGATCCGTGAAAAGCAGATGGGTGGTTGA
- the gluQRS gene encoding tRNA glutamyl-Q(34) synthetase GluQRS → MYIGRFAPSPTGPLHFGSLVAAVASFLDARHHEGRWLLRMEDLDKPREQPGAAAAILHTLDRLALHWDGPVVYQSGRLEAYREAIDRLVSTDHAYACACTRREVADSALQGCEGPIYPGTCRAGLAPGQHGRSVRVRVDGPTIVFDDRLQGRCTQDLSTEIGDFVALRADGIVAYQLAVVVDDAAQGVTHVVRGSDLLSSTARQIHLQRLLGYATPQYLHLPVAVNAAGEKLSKQTRAAPVDARSATASAILAFLGQTLPPAATDMRLEELWGHAARAWDPRRIPKNQTIRVHAQDRRGQPAPSATRP, encoded by the coding sequence ATGTACATCGGCCGCTTCGCCCCCTCACCTACCGGTCCACTGCATTTCGGCTCCCTGGTCGCCGCCGTGGCCAGCTTCCTGGACGCACGCCACCATGAAGGGCGCTGGCTCCTGCGCATGGAGGATCTGGACAAGCCGCGCGAGCAACCCGGAGCCGCTGCTGCGATTCTGCACACGCTCGACCGTCTGGCCCTGCATTGGGACGGACCCGTGGTCTACCAGAGCGGGCGTCTGGAGGCCTACCGCGAGGCCATCGATCGCCTGGTCTCCACCGACCACGCCTATGCCTGTGCCTGTACCCGCCGCGAGGTCGCAGACAGCGCCCTCCAGGGCTGCGAAGGTCCCATCTATCCCGGCACCTGCCGGGCCGGTCTGGCCCCGGGCCAACACGGTCGGTCGGTGCGCGTGCGCGTGGACGGCCCAACCATCGTGTTCGACGATCGCCTGCAGGGACGTTGCACCCAGGATCTTTCCACCGAGATCGGGGATTTCGTTGCCCTGCGCGCCGACGGCATCGTCGCCTATCAGCTTGCCGTGGTCGTCGACGACGCGGCCCAGGGTGTGACGCATGTGGTGCGTGGCAGCGATCTGTTATCCTCCACCGCGCGACAGATTCACCTGCAGCGCCTGTTGGGCTATGCCACGCCCCAGTATCTGCATCTGCCGGTTGCCGTGAACGCCGCCGGTGAAAAACTCAGCAAACAGACTCGTGCCGCGCCCGTCGATGCCCGGTCGGCGACGGCGAGCGCGATACTGGCATTTCTCGGCCAGACGCTGCCGCCCGCTGCGACCGACATGCGGCTGGAGGAACTCTGGGGCCACGCGGCCCGCGCCTGGGATCCACGGCGGATACCGAAAAACCAGACCATCCGGGTGCATGCTCAGGACCGTCGCGGGCAGCCAGCGCCCAGCGCGACACGACCCTAG
- the acs gene encoding acetate--CoA ligase — MSASKAYPVPTDFGAHALIDADQYTAMYRRSVDDPEGFWAEQAQTFLTWTKPWSKVLDWDFHTGYIRWFEGGKLNASYNCLDRHLATRGDQTAIIWESDDPGIDKKITYRELHAEVCRLGNVLKSRGVKKGDRVCIYMPMIPEAVAAMLACARIGAVHSVVFGGFSPESLKDRILNSECHVVITADEGVRGGRSVPLKANTDTALRSCPDVHTVLTVRRTGGQVAWNAGRDVWYHEAMARASTDCPPEEMDAEDPLFILYTSGSTGKPKGVLHTTGGYLLFSAITHKYTFDYHDGDIYWCTADVGWVTGHSYIVYGPLANGAISLMFEGVPTYPDTGRFWAVIDKHKVNTFYTAPTAIRALMREGEAPVKRYSRASLRLLGTVGEPINPEAWEWYYHVVGDGRCPVVDTWWQTETGGHMITPLPGAAPLKPGSASLPFFGVVPAIVDAEGHILEGICEGSLVITHPWPGQMRTVYGDHQRFIDTYFRAYPGMYVTGDGARRDADGYYWITGRIDDVLNVSGHRLGTAEVESALVLHAAVAEAAVVGFPHDIKGQGIYAYVTLIRGVEPSEVLRKELAALVRKEIGPIATPDVIQWAPSLPKTRSGKIMRRILRKIAANEVDNLGDTSTLADPSVVDDLTRNRLHK; from the coding sequence ATGTCCGCAAGCAAGGCCTATCCGGTACCCACCGACTTCGGCGCCCATGCCCTGATCGACGCCGACCAGTACACCGCGATGTATCGTCGCTCCGTGGACGATCCGGAAGGCTTCTGGGCGGAGCAGGCACAGACCTTTCTCACCTGGACGAAACCCTGGTCGAAGGTACTCGACTGGGACTTTCATACGGGCTACATCCGCTGGTTCGAAGGTGGCAAGCTCAACGCCAGCTACAACTGCCTCGATCGCCACCTCGCCACCCGCGGCGATCAGACGGCGATCATCTGGGAGAGCGACGACCCCGGTATCGACAAGAAAATCACCTACCGGGAGCTGCATGCCGAAGTCTGCAGACTCGGCAATGTGCTGAAGAGCCGTGGGGTGAAAAAGGGCGACCGGGTCTGCATCTACATGCCGATGATTCCCGAGGCGGTCGCCGCCATGCTGGCCTGCGCGCGCATCGGCGCGGTGCACTCGGTGGTGTTCGGCGGCTTCTCACCCGAATCGCTCAAGGACCGCATCCTGAATTCGGAATGCCACGTGGTGATCACCGCCGACGAGGGTGTACGCGGCGGCCGTAGCGTGCCGCTCAAGGCGAACACCGATACCGCACTGCGGTCCTGTCCCGACGTGCACACCGTGCTGACCGTGAGGCGCACCGGTGGACAGGTCGCCTGGAATGCCGGGCGTGATGTCTGGTATCACGAGGCCATGGCGCGGGCCTCGACCGATTGTCCGCCCGAAGAAATGGATGCCGAAGACCCGCTGTTCATCCTCTATACCTCTGGTTCCACCGGTAAACCCAAGGGGGTATTGCACACCACCGGCGGCTATCTGCTGTTCTCTGCGATAACGCACAAGTACACCTTCGACTACCACGATGGGGACATCTACTGGTGCACGGCTGACGTGGGCTGGGTAACGGGCCATTCCTATATCGTCTACGGCCCGCTCGCCAACGGTGCCATCAGTCTGATGTTCGAGGGTGTGCCGACCTATCCCGATACCGGGCGTTTCTGGGCGGTAATTGATAAGCACAAGGTCAATACGTTCTACACCGCGCCGACCGCCATCCGCGCACTGATGCGCGAAGGCGAGGCGCCGGTGAAACGATATTCCCGTGCATCACTCCGACTCCTCGGCACCGTCGGTGAGCCGATCAACCCCGAGGCCTGGGAGTGGTACTACCATGTCGTCGGTGATGGCCGCTGCCCGGTGGTCGACACCTGGTGGCAGACCGAGACGGGCGGCCACATGATCACCCCGCTGCCCGGCGCGGCGCCCCTGAAGCCGGGTTCGGCCTCGCTGCCGTTCTTCGGTGTGGTACCGGCGATCGTCGACGCCGAGGGCCATATACTAGAGGGAATCTGCGAAGGCAGCCTGGTCATTACCCACCCCTGGCCCGGCCAGATGCGCACCGTCTACGGTGATCACCAGCGTTTCATCGATACCTATTTCCGGGCCTATCCCGGCATGTATGTCACCGGCGACGGCGCACGCCGTGATGCCGACGGCTACTACTGGATCACGGGTCGTATCGACGACGTGCTCAACGTCTCCGGCCACCGCCTTGGCACCGCGGAGGTCGAAAGTGCCCTGGTGCTGCACGCGGCGGTCGCCGAGGCCGCCGTGGTCGGTTTTCCGCACGATATCAAGGGTCAGGGCATCTACGCCTACGTTACCCTGATCAGAGGCGTGGAGCCGAGCGAGGTGCTGCGCAAGGAACTGGCGGCACTGGTCCGCAAGGAGATCGGCCCCATCGCGACACCGGACGTCATCCAATGGGCCCCCAGCCTGCCGAAGACACGCTCCGGCAAGATCATGCGTCGTATCCTGCGCAAGATTGCCGCGAACGAGGTGGACAACCTGGGCGATACCTCGACGTTGGCCGATCCCAGCGTCGTCGACGATCTGACCCGCAATCGGCTACACAAGTAA
- a CDS encoding HAD family hydrolase, producing MSELRALLFDVDGTLAETEEVHRQAFNAAFATAGLDWVWSKDLYRELLGVTGGKERIRHYLDTRRPDFHGPDDMAAFIANLHQTKTTIYTDRVAAGGVAPRPGVRRLLAEARAAGLRLGIATTTTPDNVTALLKANLAADAESWFEVIAAGSMVPNKKPAPDIYFYAMEHMGVEPAACLAFEDSENGLIAARAAGLKTLVTVSDYTQRHDFSGAALLLDQLGEPDRPFQVLAGEVNGASYVDVDLLRRVHGR from the coding sequence ATGAGCGAGTTACGCGCACTGCTGTTCGATGTCGACGGAACCCTGGCGGAAACCGAGGAGGTACACAGGCAGGCGTTCAACGCCGCCTTCGCGACGGCCGGCCTGGACTGGGTCTGGTCCAAAGACCTGTACCGTGAACTGCTCGGGGTGACCGGCGGCAAGGAACGCATTCGTCACTATCTCGACACCCGGCGGCCGGATTTTCACGGCCCGGACGATATGGCGGCATTCATCGCCAATCTCCACCAGACGAAGACCACTATCTACACCGACCGGGTCGCCGCCGGTGGGGTTGCCCCGCGTCCCGGGGTGCGGCGCCTGCTGGCGGAGGCACGCGCCGCAGGATTGCGCCTGGGGATCGCGACGACCACCACGCCGGACAATGTCACGGCGCTGCTCAAGGCGAATCTCGCAGCCGATGCGGAGTCCTGGTTCGAGGTGATCGCGGCGGGCAGCATGGTGCCCAACAAGAAACCGGCGCCGGATATCTACTTTTATGCTATGGAGCACATGGGTGTTGAGCCGGCGGCATGCCTGGCCTTCGAGGATTCAGAGAATGGCCTGATCGCGGCGCGCGCCGCAGGACTCAAGACACTCGTGACTGTGAGCGATTACACTCAGCGTCATGATTTCAGCGGCGCGGCGCTGCTGCTCGACCAACTCGGTGAGCCGGACCGCCCGTTTCAGGTGCTGGCAGGCGAGGTAAACGGAGCCAGCTATGTGGATGTCGACCTGTTGCGTCGGGTCCATGGGCGTTAG
- a CDS encoding FGGY-family carbohydrate kinase produces MTDPRFLGIDVGTSGVRACLIDTQGRELGTAQTALPEPLRSNDSVEQDPELWRQALVGTLDDLAGRCDLHRVTALALDATSATVLACDAAGEPLGPALMYNDGRAVAEAARIATVAAPGSAARGPHSGLAKALWLQKRYPATARLLHQADWLTGCLTGRFDSSDENNVLKLGYDPVARRWPDWLATLIPLARLPQVLPPGTPIAPLRPDLARRWALPQAQVVAGTTDSTAAFLATGADRVGQAVTSLGSTLVLKVLAAYPVSAPEYGVYSHRLGDRWLVGGASNSGGAVLRQYFDAIRLHALEARLDPGHPTGLDYYPLPGVGERFPLCDPGLRPRVGPRPADDARFLQGLLEGIAAIEHRGYRLLHTLGAPYPAEVISVGGGAANVPWRQIRARYLEVPVTVAVHQDAAYGSACLAMRTAASC; encoded by the coding sequence GTGACGGATCCGCGCTTTCTCGGCATCGACGTCGGCACCTCCGGGGTGCGTGCCTGCCTGATCGATACGCAGGGACGGGAGCTCGGTACGGCCCAGACCGCGCTGCCCGAACCGCTGCGCAGCAACGACAGCGTGGAACAGGATCCGGAGCTCTGGCGGCAGGCCCTGGTCGGGACCCTCGATGACCTCGCCGGACGCTGTGATCTGCATCGGGTCACCGCCCTCGCCCTCGATGCCACTTCGGCGACGGTACTCGCCTGCGATGCCGCCGGCGAACCGCTGGGACCCGCGCTGATGTATAACGACGGCCGCGCCGTCGCCGAGGCCGCACGCATCGCGACCGTGGCCGCGCCCGGGAGCGCGGCGCGCGGCCCCCACAGCGGGCTCGCCAAGGCGCTGTGGCTGCAGAAACGCTACCCGGCGACCGCGCGGCTGCTGCACCAGGCCGACTGGCTGACCGGCTGCCTGACGGGGCGCTTTGACAGCAGCGACGAGAACAACGTCCTCAAGCTCGGTTACGACCCCGTCGCCCGCCGCTGGCCCGACTGGCTCGCCACGCTGATACCCCTGGCGCGATTGCCGCAGGTACTGCCGCCAGGCACACCCATCGCACCCCTGCGACCGGACCTGGCCCGGCGCTGGGCCCTGCCACAGGCACAGGTCGTCGCCGGCACCACCGACAGTACTGCCGCCTTCCTTGCCACCGGCGCCGACCGCGTCGGCCAGGCCGTCACCTCGCTCGGCAGCACCCTGGTCCTCAAAGTGCTGGCGGCGTACCCGGTATCCGCACCCGAATACGGCGTCTACAGCCATCGACTGGGTGATCGCTGGCTGGTCGGCGGCGCCTCCAACAGCGGCGGGGCGGTGCTGCGACAGTATTTCGATGCAATCCGATTGCACGCCCTGGAGGCGCGGCTCGACCCAGGGCATCCGACCGGGCTCGACTATTACCCCCTGCCCGGTGTCGGTGAACGCTTCCCCCTCTGTGACCCGGGGCTGCGGCCACGCGTGGGACCCCGTCCCGCGGACGACGCGCGCTTCCTGCAGGGTCTGCTGGAAGGCATTGCGGCCATCGAGCACCGGGGTTATCGCCTGTTGCACACACTGGGCGCGCCCTATCCCGCCGAGGTGATCAGCGTGGGTGGCGGCGCCGCCAATGTGCCCTGGCGGCAGATCCGCGCACGGTACCTGGAGGTCCCGGTGACCGTCGCGGTGCATCAGGACGCGGCCTACGGCAGTGCGTGCCTGGCGATGCGAACAGCGGCATCCTGCTGA